A region from the Dehalococcoides mccartyi CG5 genome encodes:
- the cobT gene encoding nicotinate-nucleotide--dimethylbenzimidazole phosphoribosyltransferase, translated as MELLNATLAKIYGLDKEAMVKAQAHQDILIKPQGSLGKLEAIVVQLAGIQGDAKPKTAKKAIITMAGDHGIIDEKFHNWPKEVTVQMLQNFAHGGAAINVLSRQVGARNVVVALGVATPMAADPNIINRNIAPGTNNMVHGPAMTREQAVKAIEVGIEIVNAEVKKGLDLVGTGDMGIGNTSPSAAICSVITGRSLEDVTGRGTGASDEQMKLKRNAIAKAISLNNPDAKDAIDVLSKVGGYEIGGLAGVILGAAANRVAVVVDGFISGAAALIAYTICPQVKDFMFAAHQSVEPGHRILLEHMGLDAILKMDMRLGEGTGAALAMNIIEAANRIQHEMASFADAGVSEKQS; from the coding sequence ATGGAACTATTAAACGCAACACTTGCAAAGATATACGGGCTGGATAAAGAAGCCATGGTCAAGGCTCAGGCACATCAGGATATCCTGATCAAACCACAGGGTTCTCTGGGCAAACTGGAAGCTATTGTGGTGCAACTGGCAGGTATTCAGGGTGATGCCAAACCAAAAACCGCCAAAAAAGCCATTATAACCATGGCTGGTGACCACGGCATTATTGACGAAAAGTTTCACAACTGGCCGAAAGAAGTAACTGTCCAGATGCTGCAAAATTTTGCTCATGGCGGTGCAGCCATAAATGTCCTTTCCCGGCAGGTAGGGGCGCGTAACGTGGTAGTTGCGTTAGGTGTGGCTACTCCCATGGCTGCAGACCCGAATATAATTAACCGGAATATTGCACCCGGTACCAACAATATGGTTCATGGCCCGGCTATGACCCGTGAACAGGCTGTAAAGGCTATTGAGGTGGGCATAGAGATTGTAAACGCCGAGGTCAAGAAGGGGCTGGATCTGGTAGGTACCGGTGATATGGGTATTGGCAATACTTCTCCGTCTGCTGCTATCTGCTCTGTTATTACCGGGCGGTCACTTGAAGATGTAACCGGGCGCGGCACAGGTGCTTCTGATGAGCAGATGAAGCTGAAACGCAACGCTATTGCCAAAGCTATTTCCCTGAATAACCCTGATGCTAAAGATGCGATTGATGTATTATCTAAAGTGGGCGGCTATGAAATTGGCGGTCTGGCAGGAGTAATACTGGGTGCGGCGGCTAATAGAGTGGCGGTGGTTGTAGACGGCTTTATCTCCGGTGCGGCGGCTCTTATTGCTTATACCATCTGCCCGCAGGTAAAAGACTTCATGTTTGCCGCTCACCAGTCAGTAGAGCCCGGACACCGTATCCTGCTTGAGCATATGGGGCTGGATGCTATTTTGAAAATGGATATGCGTCTGGGTGAAGGAACGGGTGCGGCTCTTGCCATGAATATTATAGAAGCAGCTAACCGTATCCAGCACGAGATGGCCTCCTTTGCAGATGCAGGGGTTTCCGAAAAGCAAAGTTAG
- the cobS gene encoding adenosylcobinamide-GDP ribazoletransferase codes for MGSFLAAFRFLTNIPVPWLKEDWQGEKSRLDFARSLGFYPLVGLIIGLILVGLGWVFSLFLPDVLTAALLTISLVIITGGLHLDGLTDTFDGIAAGHKSFERAQEVMHLPGVGAIGVLAAICLLLLKFSAVLSLPSESFITGLILFPLISRWAMVYAVVKYPYVRSQGLGKELKGETAKASLWCATIFCLTVCVVLGGWAGFLAMFGSWLLVMYLASFFKRRLGGLNGDTYGSINEFTEVAALVFIVALSGYFS; via the coding sequence ATGGGTTCATTTTTAGCGGCTTTCCGCTTTCTTACCAACATACCTGTACCCTGGCTGAAAGAAGACTGGCAGGGGGAGAAGTCACGGCTGGATTTTGCCCGCTCACTCGGCTTCTACCCCCTGGTGGGTTTGATTATCGGGCTGATACTGGTCGGTTTGGGCTGGGTTTTCAGCCTTTTTTTACCTGATGTATTGACCGCCGCTTTGCTGACAATAAGCTTGGTGATAATTACAGGCGGTTTACATCTGGATGGTTTGACAGATACCTTTGACGGAATAGCCGCCGGTCATAAGTCATTTGAACGCGCCCAGGAGGTAATGCACCTGCCGGGAGTGGGGGCTATAGGTGTGCTGGCGGCAATATGCCTTTTGCTTTTAAAATTTTCTGCTGTCCTAAGCCTGCCTTCGGAAAGTTTTATCACAGGTCTTATTTTGTTCCCGTTAATCAGCCGCTGGGCTATGGTCTATGCGGTGGTTAAGTATCCCTATGTCAGGTCACAGGGTTTGGGCAAAGAGCTTAAAGGCGAAACTGCCAAAGCCAGTTTGTGGTGTGCTACTATTTTCTGCCTGACAGTTTGCGTAGTTTTAGGCGGCTGGGCAGGGTTTCTGGCTATGTTTGGGAGCTGGTTGCTGGTTATGTATCTGGCATCTTTCTTCAAACGCAGACTGGGTGGTCTGAACGGGGATACTTACGGTTCAATTAACGAATTTACCGAGGTAGCAGCACTGGTGTTTATAGTGGCCTTATCCGGGTATTTCAGCTAG
- the cobC gene encoding alpha-ribazole phosphatase: protein MKLIMVRHGETETDNCRRYWGHSDIGLSDCGHAQANSLREYLASVKIDAIYSSPLKRCMETAETIAYGRPLLVNKNNDLKEIDFGRVEGLTYDDVVERYPDIAQKWAEGSFDVHFPDGESMAHFAQRVIKFVKMLSKHKSDDTLLVVGHGGVFRILICHFLGIEYKHWWQFILGVGSVTVLDIYPEGSILEKLNDNSHLD from the coding sequence ATGAAGCTGATAATGGTACGTCACGGTGAGACAGAAACAGATAATTGCCGCCGTTACTGGGGGCACAGTGATATCGGGCTCTCAGACTGCGGGCATGCTCAGGCAAACTCCCTTCGCGAATATCTGGCTTCGGTAAAGATAGATGCCATTTATTCCAGCCCACTTAAACGCTGTATGGAAACTGCCGAAACCATCGCCTACGGACGGCCTCTTTTGGTCAATAAAAATAATGATCTGAAAGAGATAGATTTTGGACGGGTGGAAGGCCTTACCTACGATGATGTAGTGGAACGCTACCCTGATATAGCCCAAAAATGGGCTGAAGGCAGCTTTGACGTGCACTTTCCTGACGGGGAAAGTATGGCACATTTTGCCCAGAGAGTAATCAAATTTGTAAAAATGCTTTCCAAGCACAAAAGTGACGATACTCTACTGGTAGTGGGGCATGGGGGTGTTTTCCGTATCCTGATATGCCATTTTCTGGGTATTGAGTATAAACACTGGTGGCAGTTTATACTGGGGGTGGGTTCGGTAACTGTTTTGGATATTTACCCGGAGGGGTCTATACTGGAAAAACTGAACGATAACTCCCATCTGGACTGA
- the cobU gene encoding bifunctional adenosylcobinamide kinase/adenosylcobinamide-phosphate guanylyltransferase, with the protein MNYLLIGGARSGKSSYAEELAKSIGGKVVFVATAEAGDEEMKTRILRHQQARPAEWGLIEASLQVGEKISAHGGSAGVVILDCITLLVNNIMCKYMLEHGDELTGEAADYLDAEVKKEINGIINAMKKTGASFIVVTNDVGAGLIPPNAMARIYRDLLGRANQMLGAYVEYVYLMVAGLPMQVKPLLR; encoded by the coding sequence ATGAATTATTTACTTATTGGCGGTGCCCGAAGCGGCAAGAGCAGTTATGCTGAAGAATTGGCCAAGTCCATAGGCGGCAAGGTCGTATTTGTAGCTACCGCCGAAGCCGGTGATGAAGAAATGAAAACCCGTATCCTGCGGCATCAGCAGGCCCGTCCGGCCGAATGGGGTCTTATAGAGGCCAGTTTGCAGGTGGGTGAAAAAATAAGCGCCCATGGAGGTAGTGCCGGCGTGGTCATACTGGATTGCATTACCCTGCTGGTAAATAACATAATGTGCAAGTATATGCTTGAACACGGTGATGAACTTACGGGTGAGGCGGCAGATTATCTGGATGCCGAGGTTAAAAAAGAAATAAATGGCATAATAAATGCTATGAAAAAAACGGGTGCATCATTTATTGTAGTAACCAATGATGTAGGTGCTGGTCTTATTCCGCCCAATGCCATGGCCAGAATTTACCGTGATTTACTAGGCAGGGCAAACCAAATGCTGGGTGCATATGTGGAATACGTTTATCTGATGGTAGCCGGACTGCCCATGCAGGTGAAACCCTTGTTGCGTTAG
- the trxA gene encoding thioredoxin, which produces MRDTNTLRRNDMVMEITDQSFAAEVLKSDKPVLVDFWAPWCGPCRMVAPIIDKLSTKYAGKFKFCKLNVDENKTTATQYRVMSIPTLLFFKGGQVADMVVGAVPESALSQKIDQLIQK; this is translated from the coding sequence ATAAGAGACACTAATACACTAAGGAGAAACGATATGGTAATGGAAATAACCGACCAGAGCTTTGCTGCTGAGGTATTGAAATCAGATAAACCCGTACTGGTAGATTTTTGGGCTCCGTGGTGCGGTCCCTGCCGTATGGTAGCCCCCATAATTGACAAACTATCTACTAAATACGCGGGTAAATTTAAGTTCTGCAAACTGAATGTAGATGAAAATAAAACCACCGCTACCCAATACCGGGTCATGTCCATACCCACCCTGCTGTTTTTCAAAGGCGGTCAGGTAGCTGATATGGTGGTGGGTGCGGTACCTGAATCTGCCCTGAGCCAGAAGATTGACCAGCTAATCCAGAAGTAG
- a CDS encoding sensor histidine kinase yields MKKVFSFLYSQIRRLPRLLANVHIWILVLLFTGGFFLHYPQLLPFIGQIDPDSFLYLTRHSVGRLIMLLPVTYTALVFGLRPGLVSLLLAIAIIIPNIFVTDTVTADDIIEIIGIIIIGLVVNLWLESYETDKKHRQQAYLKMETAQRELQRMQQNLRFYLKQITIAQEDERRRIAQELHDDTAQDLIVISRAIDRFVTKNPNLGEDNLAELEEMQNHINRTLSEVRRFAQDLRPSVLDDLGLIPALEWLIPDLSKHFGINIDIDVNGEIRRFAPETELVLFRIVQESLRNVGKHAQATKAWVYIDFGKYKATLTVKDNGKGFLLPERVGDLAALGKLGLTGMQERAQLIGGRLSIQSKPDVGTMVTVAVPNSGNLEDDDV; encoded by the coding sequence ATGAAAAAAGTATTTAGTTTCCTCTATAGTCAAATCCGCCGCCTGCCCAGATTACTTGCCAATGTGCATATCTGGATACTGGTGCTTCTGTTTACCGGGGGATTTTTCCTTCATTACCCTCAGTTGTTGCCATTCATCGGCCAAATTGACCCTGATTCTTTTCTATACCTGACCCGCCATTCGGTGGGACGGCTGATAATGTTGCTCCCGGTTACCTATACAGCTCTGGTATTCGGTCTGAGACCGGGTCTTGTATCCCTTCTGTTGGCTATAGCCATTATTATTCCCAATATTTTCGTCACAGATACTGTTACAGCTGATGATATTATTGAAATTATTGGCATTATTATCATCGGGCTGGTAGTTAATCTCTGGCTGGAAAGCTATGAAACTGATAAAAAACACCGTCAACAAGCTTACCTGAAGATGGAAACTGCCCAGCGCGAGCTACAACGTATGCAGCAAAACCTGCGTTTTTACCTTAAGCAAATTACTATAGCCCAGGAAGATGAACGCCGCCGTATTGCTCAGGAACTGCACGATGATACAGCTCAAGACCTGATTGTAATATCACGCGCCATAGACCGTTTTGTAACCAAAAACCCCAACCTTGGCGAAGACAATCTGGCTGAACTGGAAGAGATGCAGAACCATATAAACCGCACTTTAAGTGAAGTCCGTCGCTTTGCCCAGGATTTGCGGCCTTCGGTACTTGACGACCTGGGATTGATACCTGCGCTGGAATGGCTGATACCTGACCTTTCAAAACACTTCGGCATAAATATTGATATAGATGTAAACGGAGAAATCCGCCGCTTTGCCCCTGAAACCGAACTGGTATTATTCCGGATTGTTCAGGAGTCTCTGCGCAATGTAGGCAAGCACGCCCAGGCAACTAAGGCTTGGGTCTATATAGACTTCGGCAAATACAAAGCAACCCTGACTGTGAAGGACAACGGCAAAGGGTTTTTACTGCCGGAACGGGTGGGAGATTTGGCCGCTCTGGGCAAACTGGGACTGACCGGTATGCAGGAACGGGCTCAACTTATTGGCGGACGCCTCTCCATTCAGTCAAAACCGGACGTAGGCACAATGGTAACAGTGGCCGTACCAAATTCCGGCAACCTTGAGGATGACGATGTCTAA
- a CDS encoding response regulator transcription factor, which produces MQTTQMIKVLLADDHVIVREGTRELIQRESGMMVVGEASDGVEAVEMSMKVHPDVVVMDIAMPRLNGIEATKQIKQLLPTTAILILTAYESEQYILAILEAGAAGFLLKNVKGTQLLEAIRSVYAGESVLQPSTTRRVIDQLINKAAKTEELSAVNPLTEREIEVLKMAARGVSNKDIADQLYLSNRTIQTHLSNIFKKLSVGSRTEAILYGLKRGWFIMEDLP; this is translated from the coding sequence ATGCAAACTACCCAGATGATAAAAGTGCTTTTGGCAGATGACCACGTAATCGTACGGGAAGGCACGCGGGAGCTTATACAGCGCGAATCCGGCATGATGGTGGTGGGCGAAGCCTCAGACGGAGTTGAAGCCGTAGAAATGTCCATGAAGGTTCACCCTGATGTGGTAGTTATGGATATTGCCATGCCCCGCCTAAATGGAATTGAGGCCACCAAACAGATAAAACAGCTCCTGCCTACCACTGCCATACTTATACTTACAGCTTACGAATCTGAGCAGTATATTCTGGCCATACTGGAAGCAGGTGCCGCCGGTTTTCTGCTGAAAAACGTGAAGGGCACCCAGTTGCTTGAAGCTATCCGCTCTGTATATGCCGGCGAATCGGTACTCCAGCCCTCTACTACCCGCCGGGTTATTGACCAGCTGATTAACAAAGCCGCTAAAACAGAGGAACTATCTGCTGTAAACCCGCTTACCGAACGTGAAATAGAAGTATTGAAAATGGCGGCACGGGGCGTCAGCAATAAAGATATTGCCGACCAGCTGTATTTATCCAACCGTACTATCCAGACCCATCTTTCAAATATTTTCAAAAAGTTATCGGTAGGTTCGCGGACTGAAGCTATTCTCTACGGGCTGAAACGCGGCTGGTTTATCATGGAAGATTTGCCCTGA
- a CDS encoding DUF3786 domain-containing protein has translation MTNPKEVFNLPAQRNFELATKRTLELNRSHFLAVQDFDKISRQAGAVLQPPFIHLKYFRFRVEIDTRNAAVTSPDTSLSPREEALILHYLLKADGTPVSREQISFKELPEGANYQPVFYNRVLKSLIALYIANPAKLNLSAISLGGKKAEQADVSFLFQALPRLPLWLVFWQGDDEFPPEGNIIFDRSISRYLDTEAITEICQNLNRRLTEKTF, from the coding sequence ATGACAAACCCCAAAGAAGTTTTCAACCTGCCTGCTCAGCGCAATTTTGAACTGGCCACCAAACGCACTCTTGAACTTAACCGCAGCCATTTTTTGGCCGTGCAGGATTTTGATAAAATAAGCCGACAGGCAGGTGCTGTACTCCAACCGCCCTTTATTCATCTTAAATATTTCAGGTTCAGGGTAGAGATAGACACCCGTAATGCGGCGGTCACCAGCCCGGATACCAGCCTGTCCCCCCGGGAAGAAGCCCTTATCCTGCATTACCTGCTAAAGGCAGACGGCACACCGGTTTCCCGCGAGCAGATAAGTTTTAAAGAACTGCCTGAAGGAGCCAACTACCAGCCTGTTTTCTATAACCGGGTATTAAAAAGCCTTATAGCACTTTATATCGCAAATCCGGCAAAGCTTAATTTGTCTGCTATTTCATTAGGCGGTAAAAAAGCAGAACAGGCTGATGTGAGCTTCCTCTTTCAGGCTCTGCCCCGTCTGCCCCTGTGGCTGGTATTCTGGCAGGGAGATGATGAATTTCCCCCAGAGGGCAACATTATCTTTGACCGCTCCATATCCCGCTATCTGGATACCGAAGCAATTACTGAAATCTGCCAAAACCTTAACCGCAGGCTTACTGAAAAAACCTTTTAA
- the acsC gene encoding acetyl-CoA decarbonylase/synthase complex subunit gamma has translation MSPTGIEIYKFLPRTNCGECGVPTCLAFAMSLAGGRAELSSCPYVSEETKLKLEEASAPPVRTVSIGTGIYSFKIGGETVMHRHEKRFEHQSGIALLLSDNLTETEQNTKLTAFNSFQYKRVGAILKPDMLALRADSGSSEKYLKLVKLAAEKCQASLMLICANTTVLDESLKICAERKPLLYAATAENSNEMAELAKKYNCPLVAKAKNLTDLAELTIKLQSLGIKDIVLDSSPASFKQTLADNIAIRRAAILKKFRPLGFPVINFPCLITSDHMKESLFASILTAKYAGILVLSDFRGETLFPLLVARMNLYTDPQRPLATTEGIYEINNPDANSPVMLTCNFSLTYFIVAGEMETSRVPCYLLIKDTEGLSVMTAWAAGKFGADTIGKFVKNSGIAGKVNHRKLIIPGYASMESGGLEEELSGWEIMVGPREAAHIPAYLKQFKP, from the coding sequence ATGTCACCTACCGGTATAGAAATTTATAAGTTTTTACCCCGAACCAACTGCGGTGAATGCGGCGTGCCCACCTGTCTGGCATTTGCCATGAGTCTGGCAGGCGGCAGAGCTGAACTTTCTTCCTGCCCTTACGTTTCAGAAGAAACCAAACTGAAACTGGAAGAAGCTTCTGCACCCCCGGTCAGAACCGTAAGCATAGGTACAGGTATATACTCCTTTAAGATAGGTGGCGAAACTGTCATGCACCGCCATGAGAAGCGGTTTGAGCACCAATCCGGCATTGCCCTGCTACTCTCAGACAATCTGACCGAAACCGAGCAGAACACCAAACTGACCGCTTTCAACAGCTTTCAGTACAAACGGGTAGGTGCTATTTTGAAGCCGGATATGCTGGCACTCAGGGCAGACAGCGGTTCAAGTGAAAAATACCTAAAACTGGTCAAACTTGCCGCCGAAAAATGCCAAGCCAGCCTAATGCTGATATGTGCGAATACCACTGTGCTTGATGAATCCTTAAAGATTTGCGCTGAACGCAAACCCCTTCTTTATGCCGCTACTGCGGAAAACAGCAACGAAATGGCAGAGCTGGCTAAAAAATACAACTGCCCGCTAGTAGCCAAAGCGAAAAACCTGACAGACCTGGCTGAACTTACCATCAAACTCCAATCACTGGGTATTAAAGATATTGTGCTTGACAGCTCTCCCGCCAGCTTTAAACAAACCTTAGCCGACAATATCGCCATTCGGCGGGCAGCCATTTTGAAGAAATTCCGTCCTTTGGGCTTTCCGGTTATTAATTTCCCCTGCCTGATAACTTCAGACCACATGAAGGAGTCTCTGTTTGCCAGCATACTGACCGCCAAATATGCGGGTATACTGGTGCTGTCTGACTTCAGGGGTGAAACCCTGTTCCCTTTGCTGGTAGCACGTATGAACCTTTATACCGACCCTCAGCGTCCCTTAGCTACCACCGAGGGTATCTATGAAATAAATAATCCTGATGCCAATTCGCCGGTCATGCTCACCTGCAACTTCTCGCTGACATATTTTATCGTTGCCGGTGAAATGGAAACCAGCCGCGTGCCGTGTTACCTGCTGATAAAAGATACCGAAGGGCTTTCGGTTATGACTGCCTGGGCAGCCGGCAAATTCGGGGCAGATACCATAGGCAAATTTGTAAAAAACAGCGGCATTGCCGGGAAGGTCAATCACCGCAAACTGATTATCCCCGGGTATGCCTCTATGGAAAGCGGCGGTCTGGAAGAAGAACTATCCGGCTGGGAGATAATGGTTGGTCCGCGTGAAGCCGCCCATATACCGGCTTATTTAAAGCAGTTTAAACCCTGA
- the acsB gene encoding acetyl-CoA decarbonylase/synthase complex subunit alpha/beta — translation MSKTVAEAAIKGARNIVNASYEVYKQTLVTNCPDTAVGFPNTAYFLPVIYGILGIQVEKLSDMGMVFDKCFKMLPPPEVNAEDVTELGAVLEAGLSTLFAEEMLEALRYLSQPEYYTNTEDPTPDNIWLGAADDIILRKRGVEFVDGTAPGFAAIIGAAPDNAAAESIAAELQQKNLYTFMCGESQGKRFAKQLADADVELGWTPRLVSFGDEATAAIFAFGFAVRVALSFGNIEPGNRAKLFEYSQERIKAFIMPLGDISDEWYANAAGALNFGFPIIADKSVLPILPGVESVDSVLAGIPYSRIVSKAMDARGIKVNVTKVPVPVAYGPAYEGERVRGEQIYLECGGGRTQMVELVTTAKMDDVTDGKIELFGQDVSDMPEGSRLPLAIVVEAAGHKMNEDYEPILERQIHHLLNYAQGVMHIGQRDIAWLRIGKSAAAKGFSLKHIGSILHAKLHQDFGGIVDKIQIKLYTTPEKVAEISRQSKKIYTKRDERIEGMTDENTETFYSCTLCQSFAPSHVCIVSPERTGLCGAYNWMDCRASNEINNIGPNQPVNKGAVIDAKLGQWSGINQFVEKTSGGVVSHYNLYSIIYDPMTTCGCCECISAILPLCNGVMTVNREHTGMTPCGMKFTTLAGTIGGGITTPGFLGHSKYNITQRKFISAEDSLLRLVWMPKSLKEEIRERFNARAAELGVPDLLERIADESVGTTEEEILPFLEEKQHPALTLEPLI, via the coding sequence ATGAGTAAAACAGTAGCCGAAGCCGCTATAAAAGGTGCACGGAATATAGTAAATGCCAGTTACGAAGTGTATAAACAAACGCTGGTTACTAACTGTCCAGATACGGCCGTGGGTTTCCCGAATACTGCCTATTTTCTGCCGGTTATTTACGGCATACTGGGTATTCAGGTTGAAAAACTGTCTGATATGGGAATGGTCTTTGATAAATGCTTCAAGATGCTGCCCCCGCCAGAGGTAAATGCCGAGGACGTAACCGAGCTGGGTGCAGTACTGGAAGCCGGCCTGTCCACTCTGTTTGCAGAGGAAATGCTGGAAGCCCTGCGTTACCTTAGCCAGCCGGAATATTACACCAATACCGAAGACCCCACCCCTGATAATATTTGGCTGGGTGCGGCCGATGATATTATCCTGCGTAAACGCGGGGTAGAGTTCGTAGACGGCACCGCCCCCGGTTTTGCCGCCATAATAGGTGCGGCACCTGACAATGCCGCTGCCGAAAGCATAGCCGCTGAACTTCAGCAAAAAAATCTGTACACATTTATGTGCGGCGAATCTCAGGGCAAGCGTTTTGCCAAACAGCTGGCTGATGCGGATGTTGAGCTGGGCTGGACACCCCGTCTGGTTTCATTCGGTGACGAAGCCACTGCCGCTATCTTTGCCTTCGGTTTTGCAGTCAGGGTAGCCCTGTCCTTCGGAAATATAGAACCGGGCAACCGAGCTAAACTTTTTGAATACAGCCAGGAGCGCATAAAGGCCTTTATTATGCCACTGGGAGATATAAGTGATGAATGGTATGCCAATGCCGCCGGGGCACTTAATTTCGGCTTCCCGATCATTGCGGACAAATCCGTATTGCCCATTTTGCCGGGGGTAGAGTCAGTTGATTCAGTGCTGGCAGGCATACCTTATAGCCGCATAGTCTCCAAGGCAATGGATGCGCGGGGAATAAAAGTAAACGTAACCAAAGTACCTGTACCGGTAGCTTACGGACCTGCCTACGAAGGCGAAAGGGTACGGGGTGAACAGATATATCTAGAATGCGGCGGCGGCCGCACCCAGATGGTAGAGCTGGTGACAACCGCCAAAATGGACGATGTTACCGACGGTAAAATAGAGCTATTCGGGCAGGATGTGTCTGATATGCCTGAAGGTTCACGTCTGCCGCTGGCCATTGTGGTAGAAGCAGCCGGTCACAAAATGAATGAAGATTACGAACCTATACTGGAACGCCAAATACACCACCTTTTAAACTATGCCCAGGGGGTTATGCATATCGGACAAAGAGATATCGCATGGTTACGCATAGGCAAGAGTGCGGCTGCCAAGGGTTTTTCTCTTAAACATATAGGCTCTATACTTCATGCCAAGCTTCATCAGGATTTTGGCGGTATCGTAGATAAAATACAGATAAAACTCTATACCACCCCTGAGAAAGTGGCCGAGATAAGCAGGCAATCCAAAAAGATATATACCAAACGTGATGAACGTATTGAAGGCATGACAGATGAAAATACCGAGACTTTTTACTCATGCACCCTCTGCCAGTCATTTGCCCCCAGCCACGTATGCATAGTCAGCCCGGAAAGAACCGGCCTGTGCGGAGCTTACAACTGGATGGACTGCCGTGCTTCCAATGAGATTAACAATATCGGTCCTAACCAGCCGGTAAACAAAGGGGCGGTCATTGACGCCAAGCTTGGGCAATGGTCAGGCATAAACCAGTTTGTAGAAAAAACCTCCGGCGGGGTAGTCAGCCATTACAACCTATACAGCATAATCTATGACCCCATGACCACCTGTGGCTGCTGCGAATGTATTTCAGCCATACTCCCCCTGTGCAACGGGGTTATGACCGTAAACCGCGAACACACCGGCATGACTCCCTGCGGTATGAAATTTACTACTCTGGCCGGGACTATCGGGGGCGGTATTACCACTCCCGGTTTTCTGGGTCACAGCAAATACAATATTACCCAGCGCAAATTTATCTCCGCCGAAGACAGTCTGCTGCGACTAGTATGGATGCCCAAATCACTCAAGGAAGAAATACGGGAACGCTTCAATGCCAGAGCTGCCGAACTGGGTGTGCCTGATCTGCTGGAGCGGATTGCAGATGAAAGCGTGGGGACTACCGAGGAAGAAATACTCCCCTTCCTTGAAGAAAAACAGCACCCGGCGCTGACCCTTGAGCCACTTATCTAG
- a CDS encoding acetyl-CoA decarbonylase/synthase complex subunit delta — MAFETPKINYSGSIREITLGDGPKSVTVGGETALPFYLFEGDMPRKPKIAMEIQDTPPLDWPADALKPFGDAVNNPVSWAKKCVDTYEAKIICLQLESTDPNGLDRSAEEAAKIVREVANAVDVPLIVWGTANHEKDTEVLRKISEICPDKKLILGPVEEGDYKKIAAQAMAYKHTIIASSPIDINLAKQLNILLGNLGVPANEIIMDPTVSSIGYGIEYAYSVIERIRLAALTQQDERLQYPIICNIGREAWKTKEAKIPETESPELGNTEKRAIMIEAMSAAILLIAGADILVMRHPESMRLVGELMAELG; from the coding sequence ATGGCATTTGAAACACCTAAAATCAACTATAGCGGCAGTATCAGGGAAATAACTCTGGGTGACGGCCCAAAATCCGTAACCGTAGGCGGTGAAACTGCCCTGCCCTTCTACCTGTTTGAGGGGGATATGCCCCGTAAACCTAAGATTGCCATGGAGATACAGGATACTCCGCCCTTAGATTGGCCGGCAGACGCCTTAAAACCCTTTGGAGATGCGGTAAACAACCCGGTCAGCTGGGCTAAAAAGTGCGTTGACACCTACGAGGCAAAAATTATCTGCCTCCAACTGGAAAGTACTGACCCGAACGGGCTTGACCGCTCTGCCGAAGAGGCCGCAAAGATAGTCCGTGAAGTGGCAAACGCCGTAGACGTGCCCCTGATAGTCTGGGGAACAGCCAACCATGAGAAGGATACAGAGGTACTCCGCAAGATAAGTGAAATCTGTCCGGATAAAAAACTTATACTTGGGCCGGTAGAAGAGGGTGACTACAAGAAGATAGCCGCCCAAGCCATGGCCTATAAACATACCATTATCGCCTCCTCCCCCATAGACATAAATCTGGCTAAACAGCTTAATATCCTGCTGGGCAATCTGGGTGTACCGGCAAATGAAATAATTATGGATCCCACCGTAAGCAGCATAGGCTACGGTATTGAATATGCCTATTCGGTTATCGAACGTATCCGTCTGGCGGCGCTGACCCAACAGGATGAACGCCTCCAGTACCCCATTATCTGTAATATAGGACGGGAGGCATGGAAAACTAAAGAAGCCAAAATACCCGAAACGGAAAGCCCTGAACTGGGCAATACTGAAAAAAGGGCTATTATGATAGAGGCCATGTCTGCCGCCATTTTACTTATTGCCGGGGCAGACATACTGGTAATGCGTCACCCGGAATCTATGCGTCTGGTGGGTGAGCTGATGGCCGAACTTGGCTGA